A window of the Candidatus Cloacimonas sp. genome harbors these coding sequences:
- a CDS encoding PhoH family protein — MEKKIFVLDTNVLIHNPQALFSFEDNRVVIPIVVIEEVDQFKKGVDEKSRNARQIGRYLDALRKKGSLKEGVPTENGGTIQVVITEDIVATASRLLYMDKNDNMIIGTALYLKEKYPQSIVTLVSKDVNVRVKADCVGINAENFETDSIKYDEFFTGWEIIELETEQYRELEQKGYIDNIFGDFFANQFVRVLDPNNSAKYITLRYHKGRNQLYKINHYTGQQIYGIQARNFEQEMALDILLDDSIRLVSLSGRAGTGKTLLAMAAGLHKVVEEKKYSRLVISRPISPLGKDLGYLPGSKSEKFNPWMQPIYDNMDILLSAHSDKLHTSGKDNKKTDINYLTDYDLLELEPLTYIRGRSLPDQFFIIDEAQNLSPHEMKTIITRAGENTKVVLTGDPYQIDIPYLDSQSNGLSVLVEKFKGEIMVGHITLDKGERSALADLAAKYL, encoded by the coding sequence ATGGAAAAGAAAATCTTTGTTCTGGATACGAATGTTCTAATTCACAATCCACAAGCTCTTTTTTCCTTTGAGGATAACAGAGTGGTTATACCCATCGTCGTTATAGAAGAAGTTGATCAGTTTAAAAAAGGCGTAGATGAAAAAAGCAGAAATGCGCGTCAGATTGGTAGATATTTGGATGCTTTGCGTAAAAAAGGCAGTTTGAAAGAAGGCGTTCCTACAGAAAATGGAGGCACTATTCAGGTTGTAATTACGGAAGATATTGTAGCTACTGCTTCCCGCCTTTTATATATGGACAAAAATGATAATATGATTATTGGCACGGCATTATATCTGAAAGAAAAATATCCCCAGTCCATCGTAACTCTTGTTTCCAAAGATGTAAATGTGCGGGTGAAAGCTGATTGTGTAGGTATCAATGCTGAGAATTTTGAGACCGATTCGATTAAATATGATGAATTCTTTACGGGTTGGGAAATTATCGAGTTAGAAACAGAACAATATCGGGAATTGGAACAGAAAGGATACATTGACAATATTTTTGGTGATTTTTTTGCCAATCAGTTTGTTCGTGTACTTGATCCTAATAATTCCGCCAAATATATCACTTTGCGTTATCATAAGGGTAGAAATCAGCTCTATAAAATAAATCACTACACAGGACAGCAAATATATGGCATCCAAGCACGCAATTTTGAACAGGAAATGGCTTTAGATATTCTTTTGGATGACAGCATCCGCTTAGTGAGTTTATCCGGCAGAGCAGGCACGGGGAAAACACTTTTAGCGATGGCTGCTGGCTTGCATAAAGTAGTGGAAGAAAAAAAATATTCCCGCCTGGTTATCTCGCGTCCAATTTCTCCTTTGGGCAAGGACTTGGGCTATCTTCCCGGCTCCAAAAGTGAAAAATTTAATCCTTGGATGCAGCCCATTTATGATAATATGGACATATTACTTTCTGCCCATTCCGATAAACTGCACACCTCCGGAAAAGATAATAAAAAAACAGATATTAATTACCTAACTGATTATGACTTGCTGGAATTGGAACCTTTAACTTATATCCGAGGCCGCAGCTTACCAGATCAATTCTTTATCATCGATGAAGCGCAGAATTTAAGCCCTCATGAAATGAAAACAATTATTACGCGTGCCGGCGAAAATACCAAAGTAGTTCTAACCGGAGATCCTTACCAGATCGATATTCCCTATCTTGATTCGCAAAGTAATGGGCTTTCCGTTTTAGTGGAAAAATTCAAGGGAGAAATTATGGTTGGACACATCACTTTGGATAAGGGTGAACGCAGCGCATTGGCAGATTTAGCTGCCAAGTATTTATAG
- the alr gene encoding alanine racemase produces MLQKKITDRSRVEIDLSAFKANLNILKQYLNPQQQFMMIVKADAYGHGASEISQIACSEGAVYLGVANPEEGRLLRLQGLKSPILVLSPCLKNEIILILDNNLAVNVSSYNFAKDLNKAAKIRNIKAIVHLKVDTGMHRSGILDSEFLSFYSKIAEMDNLVIEGIFSHFASAENDLEFSQLQEERFRKIIDKLPAKPKYVHINNSHALVNGLGKGTNLVRIGIMAYGIQIPSHNDIGLQPVMKFKTTLSQIKQIKKGESIGYNRAWIAPKDCIYGILPIGYADGYDFMLSNCGVVWLNNQLCQVIGRISMDMICIDLSEVKAPAIGDTAILLGGESKEIRAENLVAHYNGSSYELLCQVGRRAKRYYFQDGKLLHSTPLSRRDFVPDDFPDTKLNQIIESAIAQRMQNIEIGELIYREMLRDFFFYKDKDIHYRHNFQHQIVFSCSLNAGYYKATTTLSFDKVLSNDYFLVACASSDEVLRHYFKRNDVEYRWLMDDSFKLNTENFIVCLAQVDELILETSVNYINDCLEIKCSHPDLKKKIGKKVHFMINTQTLYPISTHQFSVFITELTRGVNISFHFPQDIASVDCVPFFSGQDKDPVVNITNNEISVSSRPDEWIFPVSGVVFAY; encoded by the coding sequence ATGTTACAGAAGAAAATCACCGATAGAAGCAGAGTGGAAATAGACCTCTCTGCTTTTAAGGCAAACCTAAATATTTTAAAGCAATACTTAAATCCCCAGCAACAATTTATGATGATTGTGAAAGCAGACGCTTATGGACATGGAGCCAGTGAAATAAGCCAAATTGCTTGTTCGGAAGGAGCAGTTTATTTAGGAGTCGCCAATCCGGAAGAAGGGCGTTTATTAAGATTGCAGGGCTTAAAATCTCCTATTTTAGTTCTTTCTCCCTGCCTGAAGAATGAAATTATACTCATTTTAGATAATAACTTAGCTGTAAATGTATCTTCTTACAATTTTGCCAAGGACTTGAATAAGGCAGCCAAAATTAGAAACATAAAAGCAATTGTTCATTTGAAGGTAGATACAGGTATGCACCGTAGCGGAATTTTGGATAGTGAATTCCTTTCCTTTTATTCTAAAATAGCAGAAATGGATAATCTGGTCATAGAGGGTATTTTCAGTCATTTTGCTTCTGCAGAAAATGATCTTGAATTTAGCCAACTGCAAGAAGAACGCTTTAGGAAAATAATAGACAAGCTACCGGCAAAACCCAAATATGTGCATATCAATAATTCTCACGCACTTGTAAATGGACTGGGAAAAGGGACTAATTTAGTTCGCATAGGCATTATGGCTTATGGAATTCAAATTCCGTCTCATAACGACATTGGTTTACAACCTGTTATGAAATTTAAAACTACTCTTTCGCAAATCAAGCAGATTAAAAAAGGGGAGTCAATCGGTTATAACCGTGCTTGGATTGCCCCCAAGGATTGTATTTATGGAATATTGCCCATTGGCTATGCCGATGGTTATGATTTTATGCTTTCCAATTGCGGAGTAGTATGGCTAAATAATCAATTATGCCAAGTAATTGGCCGCATTTCTATGGATATGATTTGTATTGATTTAAGCGAAGTAAAAGCTCCAGCAATTGGGGATACGGCAATTCTTTTGGGCGGAGAGAGCAAAGAAATTAGAGCGGAAAATTTGGTTGCCCATTACAACGGAAGTTCCTATGAATTGCTTTGTCAGGTTGGCAGACGCGCCAAACGGTATTATTTTCAAGATGGTAAATTGCTGCACAGCACACCTTTATCCCGGCGAGATTTTGTCCCTGATGATTTTCCTGATACTAAACTGAACCAAATAATCGAATCTGCCATCGCTCAACGAATGCAAAACATAGAAATTGGCGAACTTATCTATCGTGAAATGCTGCGGGATTTCTTTTTTTACAAGGATAAGGACATTCATTATCGCCATAATTTTCAGCACCAAATCGTCTTTTCCTGTTCTTTAAACGCCGGCTATTATAAGGCAACCACTACCCTCAGTTTTGATAAAGTGCTGAGCAATGATTATTTTTTAGTTGCCTGCGCTTCTTCTGATGAAGTTTTAAGACATTATTTTAAACGCAATGATGTTGAATACAGATGGCTGATGGATGATAGCTTCAAACTGAACACTGAAAACTTTATAGTTTGTTTGGCACAAGTGGATGAGCTCATTTTGGAGACCTCCGTAAACTACATAAATGACTGCCTGGAAATTAAATGCAGCCATCCTGACCTGAAGAAAAAGATAGGTAAAAAAGTGCATTTTATGATAAATACTCAGACATTGTATCCTATATCTACGCATCAATTCAGCGTTTTTATCACGGAACTTACGCGCGGCGTGAATATTTCCTTCCATTTTCCTCAGGACATTGCGAGTGTGGATTGTGTACCTTTTTTTTCCGGACAGGATAAAGACCCGGTGGTGAATATTACCAATAACGAAATTAGCGTTTCCAGCCGACCGGATGAATGGATTTTCCCCGTCAGCGGAGTTGTCTTTGCCTATTAA
- the arcC gene encoding carbamate kinase, giving the protein MPKTAVLALGGNAIIKAGEPGTITQQFANTRESLGGVVELIKRGYHLSITHGNGPQVGNLLRQQELGEKEGISPLPLGVLNAATEGTMGYMIEQSLQNKLHKSGIQKQVITIISQVVVDKNDPSMLNPTKFVGSTYFSAEQAEELKIKLGWTLKEDSGKGYRRVVPSPHPVEIIPGATIKELVDRGEIVIAVGGGGIPIYIEEDGTYEGVDAVIDKDFASALLALEIKADLFVILTGVEKVSINYGKANQQDLDKLTISEAKQYYAEKQFPAGSMGPKIMAAIDFLERGGSEVLITSIDKIVDAIEGKTGTRIL; this is encoded by the coding sequence ATGCCAAAAACAGCTGTTCTCGCTCTGGGTGGAAATGCTATAATCAAAGCTGGTGAACCAGGAACCATAACACAACAGTTTGCTAACACGCGTGAATCACTCGGTGGAGTTGTGGAATTAATAAAACGCGGTTATCATCTAAGTATAACTCATGGAAATGGACCTCAAGTTGGAAACCTTCTTCGTCAACAAGAATTAGGAGAAAAGGAAGGTATTTCACCTTTACCTTTAGGTGTGTTAAATGCAGCCACCGAAGGAACGATGGGCTATATGATTGAACAGAGTTTACAAAATAAACTGCATAAAAGTGGAATACAAAAACAAGTTATAACCATTATTTCACAAGTAGTAGTAGATAAAAATGATCCCAGTATGCTAAATCCAACTAAATTTGTGGGAAGCACTTATTTTTCTGCAGAACAAGCAGAAGAACTAAAAATTAAATTGGGTTGGACTCTCAAAGAGGACTCAGGTAAAGGATATCGCAGAGTTGTTCCTTCTCCTCATCCGGTGGAAATAATTCCCGGAGCTACAATCAAAGAACTGGTAGATAGGGGAGAAATTGTTATTGCAGTTGGCGGAGGTGGTATCCCTATTTATATTGAAGAAGATGGAACTTACGAAGGAGTAGATGCAGTAATTGATAAGGATTTTGCTTCTGCTTTATTAGCTCTGGAGATTAAGGCAGATCTATTTGTGATTTTAACTGGGGTGGAAAAGGTCTCCATAAACTACGGTAAAGCAAATCAGCAAGATTTGGATAAATTAACGATTTCCGAAGCCAAACAGTATTACGCAGAAAAGCAATTTCCAGCAGGTAGTATGGGACCTAAAATTATGGCTGCAATTGATTTTCTGGAGCGCGGGGGCTCGGAAGTGTTGATTACTTCCATAGATAAAATCGTAGATGCCATAGAGGGTAAAACAGGAACCCGAATTCTGTAG
- a CDS encoding cyclic 2,3-diphosphoglycerate synthase, with translation MKRKVIIMGAAGRDFQNFNVYFRDNKDYEVVAFTATQIPGIDDKKYPAALAGKLYPEGIKIHPESEIKSLIKKHNVDMVVLAYSDLPFEVVMHKASLVNACGADFMLMGTQNTSIKTSKPLVTVCAVRTGCGKSQTTRAVVKALKAKGLKVVSIRHPMPYGDLVKQKVQRFAELEDLKKHNCTIEEMEEYEPHIMMNSVIYAGVDYAAILKEAEKEADVIVWDGGNNDIPFYTSDKEIKIVVVDPHRPGDEISYYPGETNVLLADVIVINKIDSADLIDINEVRENVRAINPTAQIIEAASPLFVDHPEMILGKKVLVVEDGPTLTHGEMTYGAGVVAAEKYGCADLVDPRPWAVGEIKQTFEKYPDIGILLPAMGYSAKQIKDLEKTINSTECDSVIIATPIDLRRLIKINKPACQVSYELQEIGIPTIADVLKNFGKKSNKK, from the coding sequence ATGAAACGCAAAGTTATCATTATGGGAGCTGCTGGAAGGGACTTTCAAAATTTCAATGTTTACTTCCGCGATAATAAGGACTATGAAGTTGTAGCTTTTACGGCTACCCAAATTCCTGGAATTGATGATAAGAAGTATCCTGCTGCATTAGCCGGAAAACTTTATCCAGAAGGAATTAAAATTCATCCCGAAAGTGAAATTAAGAGCTTAATTAAGAAACACAATGTGGATATGGTTGTGTTGGCTTATAGTGATCTTCCTTTTGAAGTTGTGATGCATAAGGCATCTTTAGTGAATGCTTGTGGTGCCGATTTTATGTTAATGGGAACCCAAAATACCAGCATTAAAACCAGCAAACCATTAGTAACGGTATGTGCCGTAAGAACTGGATGTGGAAAATCTCAAACTACCAGAGCAGTTGTTAAAGCCCTAAAAGCAAAAGGACTGAAGGTTGTTTCTATTCGTCATCCTATGCCTTATGGAGATCTGGTAAAACAAAAAGTACAAAGATTTGCTGAACTGGAAGACCTCAAAAAACACAACTGCACTATTGAAGAAATGGAAGAATATGAACCACACATTATGATGAATAGTGTGATTTATGCAGGCGTAGATTATGCAGCAATCTTAAAAGAAGCCGAAAAAGAAGCTGATGTAATTGTTTGGGATGGTGGAAATAATGATATACCTTTCTACACTTCCGATAAAGAAATAAAAATTGTGGTAGTTGATCCGCATCGTCCTGGAGACGAGATTTCTTATTATCCCGGAGAAACAAATGTCCTATTGGCTGATGTAATTGTAATCAATAAAATTGATAGCGCTGATTTGATTGATATAAATGAAGTGAGAGAAAATGTGCGTGCCATCAATCCCACCGCTCAAATCATTGAAGCTGCTTCACCTCTATTTGTAGATCATCCGGAAATGATTTTGGGCAAGAAAGTTCTGGTCGTGGAAGATGGACCTACTTTAACACATGGAGAAATGACTTATGGCGCAGGTGTCGTGGCAGCAGAAAAATATGGCTGTGCCGATTTGGTTGATCCTCGTCCTTGGGCTGTAGGAGAAATAAAACAGACCTTCGAAAAATATCCTGATATAGGTATTTTATTACCAGCCATGGGTTATAGCGCTAAGCAAATTAAAGACCTCGAAAAGACCATTAATAGCACCGAATGTGACTCCGTTATTATTGCTACTCCTATAGACCTACGGCGTCTGATTAAAATAAATAAGCCAGCATGTCAAGTTAGCTATGAATTACAGGAAATTGGGATACCCACAATCGCTGATGTGCTGAAGAATTTCGGAAAGAAATCTAACAAAAAATAA